aagttttgtgaacattgggtcagggggtcccgagatatgggctttcccctttcccctattgggatgaatggggcagccgatccgatcctgtgtgcatctcctctccagagcaaaacgttccgtgcctaattggaatcatcttggattacagcccgtcctgatggaacagaagacagccacagtaagacccctttgggggctttaatctatcatttttctcctgtgtatgtgtgtgtgtgtgggggaaagcagagtcggtgtgtgtgtggggagggagcagtttctgtgggtgggggggaagccaaagggggctttcgtcggttctgcctggggtgtgtgttccccctcgagtctctcgctccctggtttgaggggagaggtttcagttgtgtgttgcaaaggtgttgtttaacaaggttgtgtttgcagttgttttgctaatttctccgctgttgtcgggctgggagctttgtgcgtgggcggcaagctctgctgagagatgcacaacattaagggtgggggggacccctttcagggcccatatctcagccccccctgacccaatctttacaaaacttggggagtctttcaataaacgtcctttgaagctctgccaaaagtttgggacctctaagcccaaaaatgcccccccagagccgcggaaaggcgcggttgtgcttttaatggctttattcggccgaatttgtttccgaactttgaattcccgccgaattgaacggatccgaagtgggggagttcggacttcggcacgtaccgaacccacaagggccaaattcggccgaatccgaactgtaccgaatttttttttttgacagccctagacagGACAGCCCCATTGAAAGACTCTGACACAAGCATGTCACCGGTAGAGTGATAGTGCTCCTAGTTAGTACATTATGTCACCGGTAGAGTGATAGTGCTCCTAGTTAGTACGTTAAGCCTCTTTCACAGAAGGGGAAATAAAGAAATACTCCTAAACCACATGTTCTTGCTGCTGTTACATCACATCAAAAGCCTGATTAAGGCAGGGGAAGTTTGCGATGCCAATGAAGCACCGCACTGCCTAGAACATGCTCCCAACACTGCCCACTTCTGTGGAGCTACACCATTTTGGCGTCACTGTAGCACCAGCATATGTCCAGTTATACTGGCATAGGGCTCAGTTGCCATCTTAAATCCTTCAAAGGTTGTGCCTAGGATTGTGCTCTAAATGACATCAGGCTGAATGGTGGGCAGCAGCTAAAGGAAGTGTGAAGCTTTTGTACAGGAAACCAAACAGCCTGAGTTGCTTTCTCTGATGCCGACCCCACAAAGTGCCTGCCATGAAGGCATTTTACCCACTCTGGTGGGCAAAGAGGCTTGCCCATCCACTtccaaaaggggaagggggaagtacTGAAATCGACATAAAGCCCTTGTTGGACAACAAATCCTCTTCTGGAAATAAAGACTTAATTTGCTGTTacaacattgccttcctctgctgcttTTGCCTCTGGCACACTGTTCTACTCTGGGCCCAGGACACCCACCAACGAGAGACCAACCCAGCAAAGGACACCAACAGTTTAGGTGTGTTTACTGTGCTCCACTTTCGCTTATGGATAGTTTGCACAACCAAAACAATAATTTGGCCTATACTTGCCCCTCTGAGAAGATGACACTATTTTACTGATATCTGAGGctaggagaggaggaggaggagaagaagagttggtttttatatgacaactttctctaccacttgatgGAGAATCAatttggcttacaatcaccttcccctctccacaacagacaccctgtgaggtaggtgaggctgagagagctctaagagagctgtgactagctcaaggtcacccaactggccttatgtgtaggagtggggaaaccaacttggttcaccagattagcatccactgctcatgtggaggagcggggaatcaaacccgtttctccagattagagtccactgctccaagccacccctcttaaccactacaccatgctgactctccagaGAGATTCTTCTGCTCCCTCCTTCAATTCTAATTTTCTCCCTGCCATCAGTTGGGAAGGAGGCCATTATCAGCTTCCAGGGTGAGCCTCTCACCAGTTATGGCCTTGCTCTCTAGAGGCTATGAGGGCAGCTACTGCATATCTCAGCAAGCAAGGCCTCCGCCAGGGCCGTGGGAAGAATGCTTTGAAGAAGATCCTCAGTAACCTGCTTCCAGTTTTGGTTTTCTTCTGACAGTGCAGCCCACTGACCAGAGGTGCTCTCTTCTCACAGTCAGCTTTCCTAACATCCCTCATGTCGTGGTCTGGAGGAAGAAGTGTTTGAGCTTTAGGATCCAGGCACTATCAGGCACCCTGAGTTTCTCCAGGGTAGAAGTTGGCCCATCAAAACAGGGCTTCTTGCAGATCCTTTCAAGTTTCTTTttttatcaagtcacagctgacctatggcaaggcaacccacatagggttttcaaggcaagagatgttccacgGATGCTTGCTACCGCCTGCCTcggcatcatgaccctggtattccttggaggtctcccatccaaatactagccagagccgaccctgcttagcttctgagatcatcaggctagcctggggctatccaggtgcGGGCTTTCAAGTTTCTACTGCCAGGCATTTTAACTCAGCCTGATGGATGGTTATAAACCAGGCAACTTATGGACTCAAGGTCTCTCTTGCTCAATCTTAAGTCCTCAACAAGCTTACCTTCAAACCCAAACAGTTCCCTAATGACCAGGAAGTGGTCTGACCGGAGAAAGTAGGATGGAGATAGCTGTCCCTTCAAGGATAACTGCAGGACAGAAGTCCTTAGCATCGCTCATCTCTACTATGTGCAGAAATAGAATGAGGCATGAGTGCAACCGGCCCTGCCTATGTTTGCTTACTGGCTTAATGGAAGCAGACCATTCATTGTGCTGCCACTCCTCTCCACCTTTGCACTGTGGCATCCAGAGATGGTTGCAGCTGTGTTTGCTGCAACTGGAGCTCCAGAGAGTTTTGTGCAATGGCTTTGCAGATGATGCATCCTAGGTAGAGCCTTTGAGTTGTGCAGTCTTGCATGCCCTGAAGCCTTGGCAAGCACTCTGGTGAGTGGAGGAAAAAGCATGCTGGGTCAAGCCCCTGCTACTCATATCCTCTGCCCCAGGCTCCAAGGCGAGCTCAAGGAACTGCTATCTCATGAAGGCAGATGGGAATCAATGCTCTCCAGCTGCCTGCCCTCAACCCAGGTGGGACCCGCAGAGCCAAGCTGGAAGGTTCATTATATTATGGGGCCTTGCTCAGACTTTTCTATGAGACTCACCCAGAAGGCTAACACAGCATAACAGGCTTGGGCATGATTCTGCTTGCCTCTCCTCATGCCCGCCTGAGGAATCATCATGTTGTCTGTAAAACCCAGGATAGTTTTGGGAAAGTCCAGGACCAACACGGAAGTCTGATCTTTTTACAATCCCTCTTGCTTCCTCATTGGTGTGCCTGCAGAGACTAAAGAATGCAGCGGCTCGTTTCTCATTCCTTGAAGACATGCagctaccttacactgaatcagatccttggacatcaaagtcagtattgccaactcagaccggcagcggctctccagggtctcaggcagaggtctttcaaatcacctacttgcctagtccctttaactggagatgctggggattgaacctgggaccttctgcatgccaagcagaagctctaccactgcatgccaagcagaaggccCCTCCCCTTACATGCACTTACCGTGGGTACAGATCATCAATGCCCCCTTGCTAAATACCCCTAATTTTGTAAAAAGTCTTCCCTCCACCGATTCTGTTGAGCTGGAGAAGTAGGGCCGCCTTTGCCTATTATTTTACATGCATTTAGAAGTGCTTGTAGATTCTAAGAGCTTATGAAAAGTGATAGAACAACGCTAGGGTATTTCTCCCCACAAAAGGAGACAAACCCATACAGGGCTGCTGCTAGAGATTCTAATTTACTTACACAATGAAGGCCGGGAGGAAGTTTTATTACAAGTCATGGTTTTTGCTCTCCCACTTCCTTCAGGTGCTTCCTCTTTCTTAACCCTTTTGGTGTCTCTGGAGAGCCTCCCTTAGCAATGCTGGTTTGCAGAGAAACACAACTTGTCTGAGCTCCTACTTACCACTGTAGAAAGGAGGTACAGGGAAGATCCTAGCACGTTTACACACTGATGCCCATTACCTCCCTCACCCCCTCTGCAAGCGGCAGAAACACATAATGCTGAGCACGGGAGAGATgacttctccatcttggccttgTGCAGTCCACAATCTAACCTCTCCAAACTCCATTCCCACAAGATCACAGGGCCACTTCTGACGCACGTTTCCTATGTAGATAATCTGTTCGCAGCAAGGAAAGCCACAGATACTATCACTTCGGCATTTGTTCGACTGCTACATGAAAACACGTCATGCGAGCAGCAGCTGTGGCTTTTTTAAATTCTCACTTCCTACTCGTTTAGGATCACAGTAAGCCCAAACCCTGCTATAATTGGGCCAGTGCCTCACTGCCGCTGTAGATGAACTGCAGCCTTTGCCAACTCTATTCTTTGCCACTTTGCACCTGCCCACCTTCTAAGCATGGAGGTATAGTGTTCTTTAGTTGCTGTCTtttatttccccaccccaccccccactcgtaAATTACATTGCTGGGATGCAATTTCTTGCAGCTGGACTGTGCAATCTGGGAGATGGTCCAGTGGGCACTTAAAAGAGGCAGGAACTCCACCTAGTGCACCGCTAGTCAATAACTAAAGCAGTACTTACCACAAGCCTGTTCTGATAGGCATCCAAAGAATGCTATAAAGCAAGAGCTTCAGCCACCCCAAGCTTCAGTTTTAGGACTGATTCACACACGCATGTCCGTCACTTGTCACTCACTGAACATGCAAACAGCCCGTACTTAAACAGGCTGGTTCAGTGTGGGACAGCTGTTGAGCAGGCTGGTTGTCTGGGATAGCTGTTGAGCATACACAAGTCCGCACTTGTTGTTTTTGTCACAGCGTGATGAACACTGAGGTCACCTGTAGATTTTATGTGAGGAAGATCATTGGCTCCACCTTACTCCATTGTATCATTCCAGTGGAGGTTTCCTTCCACCCCACTGCAGCTCAGTCACCCCAAAAGGCTGAGTAAAGCTTTGAGCTGGGCAAAACAGAGGCACGGACAGGCCCATCACAGTTAGTGAATTAAACACAACTCTGCTGTAGGCAGCTGGCTTGGTTGGATGACCTGAGCAGGTTTTTGTTAGATGTCAGTTATGTTCTCTACACTAACTATATGCAAGATAGACAGATAGGAGAACTGACAATTATTATGGCAAGTCACCCCAGCACAGAATCCAGAGATCCAATGAATAAGCATATTAACAAAGAGGTCTACATTGAATACTTTGGGAGCGGAAGAGTATGCCAGCTAAAAATCCGCTTTCAAGTAATTTCAAGCACACAGAAGTCACACCAAGTAACCCATAGAGCTTTCATCAACGGGGCTTTGTAAACAGGATCCTGAACTCAGCAGCTTATCTACCTAGATGTACTTGGTGGATCACCTGAGACCAGCTTTGAGCAAGAACCATTACACCAGGAATCGTCTGGAAAAACCTAATCAACAGAGAAGCTCAAGTGTGGGAAAGCAAGCAAGAGATAACCAAGTTGCAACTTCCCTAGGTTCTCCTCATTGTAAGTGGTAAAAGAACCTCTCCTGAAGTCAGCTCATGGATCCCACAACCCTCACTCACTTGCCCATAGGCTGCCCCAGCTGAGAGATGAACAGTGGAACCCTATCAGAGTTACATTCCTTTAAGGGTGGCACACAGCTTTGGATCGCACTGTTAATCTTTCCTCAGCAAAACTGAACCTCCCTGTGCCGGGAGCTCAAGTTGTCCCAAAACATAAACAGCAGAAGTTCTGCAACGCTTCACCGTTTTCCAGAAAGACAACCAGGAAATagccttttttaaatttttctcatCAAGTTTTAATTTTCTAGGAAGACAAATCAAACAGAGCTGCAGAAACAGTTAGTGAGCAAATACAGTGGACAGGTTTCAGCCCCTGAAACTGCCCCATCTAGCAAGACAAGGCAGGAAGGTCTGAGCCACATAAGCCCCAGAACCCCTTTTCTGTATCGTTCGTTCTCCCCTCGTTGAAACAGGCAAGCAGCAGCATCACCCAAAGGAGGACGCGGCTGCACGGGGGAGGAGTGGCCAGGTGTAGTCAAGGCTTCAGAGGGATCCAAAGCAGTGGAGACAGGATGGTTGCAATGGGAGCTGCAGCATTTAATACAATATAcattgtagtaaaaaaaaagttaacgCAAACAAGATTAAGGAAGAGAGAACAGGCGCTTCACATCACCGGCCATCTCTATGATGACTTCCCACATTCCTTCTCCTGTTCAATAgctggaagagaagaaaaaaggggaactGTCAGCTGCCCTAGTAGACTTGTGTCATGGCCTGAAATGCCTCCTTCACAGTTGTGCTGAAATGCAACATCCCTTTTCAAAGCATTTCATTAGCAATGAAATGTACAAGGGGCTGAGGGTTTGTCAAGGCAATCACAAGCAACATCCTGCAGCCTGAAGCCATCAGCCGAGCTCGGTGCTTCTGGGCACCACACTCTGCGCATCAGCTAGGAGGGCCTGGCCAAGGGCTCCCACCGTCCGCTTAACAGTCCATTTCCCCCTGAAAGACAACTCTGATCCCCACCACACAGACATtcattttctctccaggatcagatgagcatgcctattatcttaggtgctttggaacgcaggcaggacggtgctgctgcagtcatcttgtttgtgggcttcctagaggcccctggttggccaccgtgtgcacagactgttggacttgatgggcctgggtctgatccagcagggcttttcttatgtccttatactACCCCAGAAGGCCACTGGCTGAAGCATCATCACACTCTCGGCAAGGCCCTTCAAGTGGCCGGTGAGGGAGACCAAGCTCCTTGCTGCACTTAGAAGCTCATCCAGGGACTGCCGAAGATCAATGGCAGCTCTTGAGGCATGCTCAAGAGCAAACAGCTCCAGGCAGCCCTGCAGCAGGGCTCCAAGAAGCCCAGACACGTTCAAACTCTTCCTGGCTGCCAGATTCCTTTAAGATGAAGTAAATGGAAGCAGGAGGCTCCGATGTCACTCAGCAGCCCCACTCAACCAGGACTGGGAATGGCAGAAAGAAACCTCTCCACGAGGGAGAGCGGGGCTGGCCTTCAAACCAAGCCATATGCCTTGGGTGAGAGCCAATCTTGCCAAGTGGGTCACTTGCTCAGCCGACGATCTGGGGCCCCTTCCCATTAGGCTCCCACACCCTTCATCATCACTACCTGGTTGCCTAACCAAGCCCCATCTGCTTTGGGGGACCCAAAAGGGAGCCAGAATAAAGGAAGGGGGTGGGCAGAGTCCAGGCAGCCTGGGACTCCAGCTTTTACAAGCTACCACCCCACAGGCATGGCTGCTTGCCATTTTCCCTGTGCAACAGCACACACCCACTTCACCTTGCTACTTGGGTGGTGGAGGGATACACCTATGCAGCAGACTCCTCTTCCCGCCCCACGGCCAAGGaaactgggtggggggaagaaagctCTAGGCCTACAAAGACACTCACTCTCCTTGGAAGGAAGGGTGTTCTTCTCTTCCGTGTTGGTTTTCTTCAGCTTCTTTTTGTCAAACTTCTCCACTTCAGACAGGTCGGGCTTGTCACACATTTTGGCCGCAGGAAGACAAAGCTGACACCTCGAGGACTGCAAAAGAGGCCAGCGTCAGCGGGGACAGCAGCCCGGAAGAGCGCCCAAggagcaaccccccctccccctatGCATCCACAGCGGACCCCCAGGCTGCAAGAAAGGGAGAGCCTGCAGCAAGGACAGAAGATGGAAAAGAGTCCCTCTTCGAGAAAAGGGTTTTGGGGATGAGAGCAGCGCAAGCCCCTCCAAGCGTGCAGCTTCatccggttttttttttttttaaaaaagggcaggGTGCAAATAACACGCTTTAAGATCTTAAACGAGTGGGAAATAAGCAATCAGCCCCCCTGGTGTTAATTCAAGCACTTATCGCCTGCAAACCCAGGGAGGCGCCGCCACTCCcgcactccctccccccccaagtgaTCCGACAACGCGACCCACCCggcggccatctagcctcccttCCCCGCCACGCCCGCCAAGACAAAGGCGGGACGGAGAAGCGCGCGCCCCACAACAGCCCCTGCCCGCAGGAGACGCACCCATAAGGGAAGCGGTGCAAGCAGACCGCTGCAGACAGATGCAGAAAACGCCCCTGCCCCActcatctaccccccccccataggggcACCGCCCACCTAGCACTCTGTTACCTGCAAGTACGTCTGGCAAGACAGGACTGCTCGCGCTCTCTAACGCCAGCGTGTCTGGAGTAGACCTTTATATGCCGCGGCGGAGCGCTATGCGCGCCGGGAAATGTAGTCCGCCCGCCCAGTCAGCCCGCAGCCCCCTCGCCGGAGGAAACTACGCGCCCCAGGAGGCCGCGGGGGAGGGCAGGCAGGGCTCGAGGGCGCGGCTCTGCTGGGCTGCGTGGGCGCGGCGGAGGCCAGGAGCTCGCTGACAGGCTAGAAGTGGAAGGGTCGCCCGCTTGAATGGCCCAACCCGCCTGTCGCGATCTGGCAGGGACCCACAGCCCCGGACGTGGTCTTCGCACAGTGGCTGCTCCCGTCGGTTGCAAATGCGAGAGGCGCGAGTTGCCGCTCTTCCAAGGCCGGCACCCTCCCCACGGGCTGCAGAAGTGCGTGCACGGCTGCATCTCGTCTGCAGCCCGCCTGTAGGGAAGTGCGCGTGCATGAGCCCCAAGTAAGGCAACGCGCGGTGTTCAGTCTGCTATTTCACGCGCAGCAGCTGCGGGGATAACCTGAAGTCTTGATAACGCGTAGATcgacaattattatttttttacccaTCACAAAGCGGCACCGCAGTCACAGGCGGCCTAGTCCCGGGCTTAGGAGAATTCGCTCTTCGCTGCCACGGAGTTAAGGGACAGCATGCCCCTACAGCGGCCCTGGAAAAGGGAATCCTTCGGACGGTAGTCTTAAGGACCATCACCAGAAGGCCCAGTGCGAGCCTTGCGGTCCACACAGAGAAGCGCGCTCCCTGGCCGTGCGAATGGCGGGGGAGGCGTGCGTGTCTGTGCAGCCCTGCGCGCACTTACTTCTCCATCAGTAAGTCGGGCGGGTCGACTGCTTCTTTAGGATATCTCGGTTCCCCTAACTGGCACCGGCTTGGCAAAGCAGGCCGATATGGGAAGTTCGTACTTCTTTTTTTCTcaatattaatttttattattttttataataaaaaaagaataacGAAACAAATTATAATAAACATAAATccaaagacaaaaaagaaaaccTAAAAAATACAAAGAGAGCACTTATACAACCATCAAAGTTACATTGTATTGTATAGTTTGTAGAATATACAGTGccctaatacccaccacccaccttaacagtgtatcccaccaccactggacttccggagaagtgttgtGTCAGCAtttaaaattactattattatttctattacataaaaaaaaactttaatctATAAATCGTGAACTGTCCTTGTAAAATTCATATATCCCAAATATGCGGCGGCCATTGGTTCGCCCTTCTGAAAGGCGCCAAACGCTCTCGCCAGCTTGGGGTGAACGCGCGCGGCCGCGGGCTGTGACGCCAGATTCAAGGGTTTTTGGACCCGAACGTCACCTGGGAACCGGAGCAGACCCTGAAAAGAGGCCAGCAACGGGGGGAAGGGGCGGGTCTTTCCCAGCACAAGACTACAACGCGTTTTACCCCTCCCCGAGTTGTAGGAGCGGAGAGgctaaaggggggggaggagggggggcggaCCCAGCTCCTTGGGAAGAAGCTCCCCTTCTGCATGGCCGGCGCGGAGCAGGGCGTGGCGCTGGCGGCCTCGCGGGCTCCTTGGGTCGTCGCACGACGGAGCCTTATTCCACTGCAATCTTCGCCCAGACAGTTCACGGTCCAGGGCGGGGTTCGCTTTTGTGCCGGAAGTTCGGGCTGCCTGTTCCTGAATTctaacacagtgggtagccgggttagtctgtctgcagtagtagaaagctcctacccgaccagaaaatattcttgttcgtctttaaggtgctactggactcttttctactactggattCTAACAGAATGAGGGGGGAATACGACGATTGCAAGGcgcaggcagcccccttaattgctCCCTCGTTTGTTCTCTGCTTTGCAGTAACAAGCCCCACCTC
This window of the Euleptes europaea isolate rEulEur1 chromosome 13, rEulEur1.hap1, whole genome shotgun sequence genome carries:
- the LOC130486402 gene encoding thymosin beta-15A homolog, with amino-acid sequence MCDKPDLSEVEKFDKKKLKKTNTEEKNTLPSKETIEQEKECGKSS